One Lacunisphaera limnophila DNA window includes the following coding sequences:
- the kduI gene encoding 5-dehydro-4-deoxy-D-glucuronate isomerase has translation MKLQHNPLVRLTATMTPAELRRCYVLENLFQSGRVVLNYWETDRTVVGSAVPTGRALPLHVPDELRAQHFNDRRELGIINLGGPGRITVDGRRFTMGHLDSLYVGRGAKRVSFASRSAKVPARFYLLSYPAHTAYPTRQIKRTELAPRVLGTDEQQNHRILHQVIHAGRFPTCQLVMGFTVVQPGSKWNTMPPHTHLRRSEVYCYYGFPRGGDVKHFHGHPSRIRTLRLKEGQAVLSPPWSVHSGEGSTHYSFVWGMGGENQDYADMDPVDPKLIYRAR, from the coding sequence ATGAAGCTCCAGCATAATCCCCTCGTCCGCCTCACCGCGACCATGACGCCCGCCGAGCTCCGGCGGTGCTACGTGCTGGAGAACCTGTTCCAATCCGGCCGCGTTGTGCTCAACTACTGGGAGACCGACCGCACCGTGGTCGGCAGCGCCGTGCCCACGGGCCGCGCCCTCCCGCTGCATGTGCCGGACGAGCTCCGGGCGCAGCACTTCAACGACCGCCGCGAGCTCGGCATCATCAACCTCGGCGGCCCCGGCCGCATCACGGTGGACGGCCGGCGCTTCACCATGGGGCACCTCGATTCCCTGTACGTCGGTCGCGGCGCGAAGCGCGTGAGTTTCGCCTCCCGCTCCGCCAAGGTGCCCGCGCGTTTCTACCTCCTCAGCTACCCGGCCCACACGGCCTACCCGACCCGCCAGATCAAGCGCACCGAACTCGCGCCGCGGGTCCTCGGCACCGACGAGCAGCAAAACCACCGCATCCTCCACCAGGTCATCCATGCCGGCCGTTTCCCGACCTGCCAGCTCGTCATGGGCTTCACCGTCGTCCAACCCGGCAGCAAATGGAACACCATGCCGCCCCACACCCACCTGCGTCGCTCCGAGGTGTACTGCTACTATGGGTTCCCGCGCGGCGGCGACGTGAAACACTTTCACGGGCATCCCTCCCGCATCCGCACCCTCCGCCTGAAGGAGGGCCAGGCCGTGCTCTCCCCGCCGTGGTCCGTCCACAGCGGCGAGGGCTCCACCCACTACAGCTTCGTCTGGGGCATGGGCGGTGAAAACCAGGACTACGCCGACATGGATCCGGTGGATCCCAAGCTGATTTACCGCGCCCGCTGA
- a CDS encoding TonB-dependent receptor, with protein MEATLTLWQRFARTSPSAATPVARLTPLRTLASAVVALFLAGTAFAQDTGSINGRVLNVGNNRYLNNAKVTVEGTNLEAYTNEFGDYRLANVPAGEVKLKAAYTGLDEETVTVNVTAGGAATYNFELTSRARYGEDKTLVLDTFVVESQREYEGDALATNEQRHAPNVKVVMSSDSFGTINEGNPGEFLKYLPGITVDYVAADVRTVSVRGFAAQFTNVYWDGMRLTSSASGSSNRIFEFEQVSINNTSRTEVSKVPTPDMPSDSLGGTINFVSKNAFERKGAQLNYRFYMNANSENLDLKKTPGPDSDKNFKILPNFDFDYTLPLSDTFGIVVTGLSSNQFVEQHRWQPTWNHAQAGATASNPYLQQWQIQDGPKTTNRASLGIKADWKVTDTQVLSVALQNNYYKTYFGNRNLNFNMGTTATSTPAGRNPLLWGSDFATSAFGRGSVTTGSSHRDKLGNTFAAKVGHQWKSGDWTADTTAMFAKSRTWYRAVTRGHFSNVGTTVQGVGTVSSFGSTEPGELVWVARNAAGAEIDVNNLANHRIGTLRDDPIDGEAITKQIRGDLERQLDLSFPLSVKVGYDIREETRDNRRYQNDYTFIGADGVANTADDSAAPYLDTVYANQDAHFGYGPINWVNAWALADAYKNNPNYFRLGTGTAQTGVQAELFRRQNSERITERVTSGYIQFDGRLLNNKLGFVAGARYEKTNDKGLGLLNNPDAVWQRNPDGTYVDGNTTTAGIQRVRRADAGTAGSLQELDLTSVERGYKADRDYDSINPSLHLTYNIKDDLLVRFAYAKTFGRPDYANIIPATTVNEDDTDPINNPGTLTIRNTGLQPWTADNYDLSLEYYFKEGGLVSAGVFVKDLQDFWGSRTGTVDAALAEELGIGSEYIGWGVSTTVNTGDAKIEGVEVNFIRPLTFLPGWGKFFTIKANGTQLRLSGPRATDFRGFIEETGNFNIGFNKKPFSANLTFNYRGRQKNAPQTGAQYGATAGFYEYYAPRTFVDVSGEMKITKNIALFAGVRNLFNKQQVLQRYNAVTPDYAKGFRYEEFGVAMSIGIKGSF; from the coding sequence ATGGAAGCTACCCTGACCTTGTGGCAGCGCTTTGCGCGCACGTCACCCTCCGCGGCAACACCCGTTGCGCGCCTTACTCCCCTGCGCACCCTGGCTTCGGCCGTGGTGGCGCTTTTCCTGGCCGGCACGGCCTTCGCCCAGGACACCGGCTCCATCAATGGCCGCGTCCTGAACGTCGGCAACAACCGCTACCTCAACAACGCCAAGGTAACCGTCGAGGGCACCAACCTCGAGGCCTACACCAACGAGTTTGGTGACTACCGCCTCGCTAACGTGCCCGCCGGCGAAGTGAAGCTCAAGGCCGCCTACACCGGCCTCGACGAGGAAACCGTCACGGTCAACGTCACCGCCGGTGGCGCCGCGACCTACAACTTCGAGCTGACCAGCCGCGCCCGTTACGGTGAGGACAAGACGCTCGTGCTCGACACCTTCGTGGTGGAGAGCCAGCGCGAATACGAGGGCGACGCCCTCGCCACCAACGAGCAGCGCCATGCGCCGAACGTCAAGGTGGTCATGTCCTCGGATTCCTTCGGCACCATCAACGAGGGCAATCCCGGCGAGTTCCTGAAGTACCTGCCCGGCATCACGGTCGACTACGTCGCCGCCGACGTCCGCACCGTCTCGGTCCGCGGTTTCGCCGCGCAGTTCACCAACGTCTACTGGGACGGCATGCGCCTGACCAGTTCGGCGTCCGGTTCCTCCAACCGCATCTTCGAGTTCGAGCAGGTCTCGATCAATAACACGTCCCGCACCGAGGTTTCCAAGGTCCCGACGCCGGACATGCCCTCCGACTCCCTCGGCGGCACGATCAACTTCGTCTCGAAGAACGCCTTCGAGCGCAAGGGCGCCCAGCTGAACTACCGCTTCTACATGAACGCGAACAGCGAGAACCTCGACCTCAAGAAGACCCCGGGCCCGGACAGCGACAAGAACTTCAAGATCCTGCCCAACTTCGATTTCGACTACACCCTCCCACTCAGCGACACCTTCGGCATCGTCGTGACCGGCCTCTCCTCGAACCAGTTCGTCGAGCAGCACCGCTGGCAGCCGACCTGGAACCACGCCCAGGCGGGCGCCACGGCTTCCAACCCGTACCTGCAGCAGTGGCAGATCCAGGACGGTCCCAAGACCACGAACCGCGCCTCCCTCGGCATCAAGGCCGACTGGAAGGTGACCGACACCCAGGTGCTCTCGGTCGCCCTGCAGAACAACTACTACAAGACGTACTTCGGCAACCGTAACCTGAACTTCAACATGGGCACGACGGCCACCTCCACGCCGGCGGGCCGCAACCCGCTGCTTTGGGGCTCGGACTTCGCGACCTCCGCCTTCGGCCGCGGCAGCGTGACCACCGGCAGCTCCCACCGCGACAAGCTCGGCAACACCTTCGCCGCCAAGGTCGGCCACCAGTGGAAGAGCGGCGACTGGACGGCGGACACCACCGCCATGTTCGCCAAGTCCCGCACCTGGTATCGCGCGGTGACCCGCGGCCACTTCTCCAACGTCGGCACCACGGTGCAGGGCGTCGGCACGGTCAGCTCCTTCGGCAGCACCGAGCCCGGTGAACTTGTCTGGGTCGCGCGCAATGCCGCCGGCGCCGAGATCGATGTGAACAACCTCGCCAACCACCGCATCGGCACGCTGCGTGACGATCCCATCGACGGCGAGGCCATCACGAAGCAGATTCGCGGCGACCTCGAGCGCCAGCTCGATCTCAGCTTCCCGCTGAGCGTGAAGGTCGGCTACGACATCCGCGAGGAGACCCGCGACAACCGCCGTTACCAGAACGACTACACGTTCATCGGCGCGGACGGCGTCGCCAACACGGCCGACGACAGCGCGGCCCCCTACCTCGACACCGTCTACGCCAATCAGGACGCCCACTTCGGCTATGGCCCGATCAACTGGGTCAATGCCTGGGCGCTGGCCGACGCCTACAAGAACAACCCGAACTACTTCCGCCTCGGCACCGGCACCGCCCAGACGGGCGTGCAGGCCGAGCTGTTCCGCCGCCAAAACTCCGAGCGTATCACCGAGCGCGTGACCTCTGGCTACATCCAGTTCGACGGCCGCCTGCTCAACAACAAGCTCGGCTTCGTGGCGGGCGCCCGCTACGAGAAGACGAACGACAAGGGCCTGGGCCTCCTCAACAACCCCGACGCGGTTTGGCAGCGCAACCCGGATGGCACCTACGTCGACGGCAACACCACGACCGCTGGCATCCAGCGCGTCCGCCGGGCCGACGCCGGCACCGCGGGCTCGCTGCAGGAACTCGACCTCACCAGCGTGGAACGCGGGTACAAGGCCGATCGGGACTACGACAGCATCAACCCGAGCCTGCATCTCACCTACAACATCAAGGACGACCTCCTGGTGCGCTTCGCCTATGCGAAGACCTTTGGTCGGCCGGATTATGCAAACATCATCCCAGCCACCACCGTCAATGAGGATGACACCGACCCGATCAACAACCCGGGCACACTGACCATCCGTAACACGGGTCTCCAGCCCTGGACCGCGGATAACTACGACCTCTCCTTGGAGTATTACTTCAAAGAAGGCGGTCTGGTTTCTGCCGGCGTCTTCGTGAAGGACCTGCAGGACTTCTGGGGCTCACGCACCGGCACCGTCGATGCGGCCTTGGCCGAGGAGCTGGGCATCGGCTCGGAATACATCGGCTGGGGCGTGTCAACGACGGTCAACACCGGTGATGCCAAGATCGAAGGCGTGGAGGTCAACTTCATCCGCCCGCTGACCTTCCTCCCCGGCTGGGGTAAGTTCTTCACGATCAAGGCCAACGGCACCCAGCTGCGCTTGTCGGGCCCCCGGGCCACCGACTTCCGCGGCTTCATCGAGGAGACGGGTAACTTCAACATCGGATTCAACAAGAAGCCCTTCTCCGCGAACCTGACCTTCAACTATCGCGGCCGCCAGAAGAACGCCCCGCAGACCGGCGCGCAGTACGGCGCCACCGCCGGCTTCTACGAATATTATGCCCCGCGCACCTTCGTGGACGTCAGCGGCGAGATGAAGATCACCAAGAACATCGCGCTCTTCGCCGGTGTCCGCAACCTGTTCAACAAGCAACAGGTCCTGCAGCGCTACAACGCCGTCACGCCGGACTACGCCAAGGGCTTCCGCTATGAGGAATTCGGCGTCGCCATGAGCATCGGCATCAAGGGCTCGTTCTAA
- a CDS encoding IclR family transcriptional regulator — translation MKTRSKFLSDDALALERYVIPNLRNACWIMKLLAQHPDGLKAAEIARTLKIPVTTTLRIMATLQLEGYARKVDGRFELGPVLIHLGNASLAGTEIRSAALPILQQLTARTDETSHLAVPCDDHSLIVAVQDSPHPLRAASRPGSLTELHCSSTGKSFIAFLHYHRLEELFGKGRLTKRTAHTQDTLAEVKREAAVTRKRGYSLDDEEFNLGVRCLAAPVYSSQGQVVAAIGITAATVRFTPERIPEIGAIVTEHAAELSRLMGYQRSV, via the coding sequence ATGAAAACGCGTTCCAAGTTCCTCTCCGACGACGCCCTCGCCCTTGAGCGGTATGTCATTCCCAACCTGAGGAATGCCTGCTGGATCATGAAGCTGCTGGCCCAGCATCCCGACGGCCTCAAGGCGGCGGAAATCGCCCGCACCCTCAAGATTCCCGTCACCACCACCCTGCGGATCATGGCCACCCTGCAGCTCGAGGGATATGCCCGGAAGGTGGACGGTCGCTTCGAACTCGGCCCGGTGCTCATCCACTTGGGCAACGCCTCGCTCGCCGGCACCGAGATCCGCTCCGCCGCCCTCCCCATCCTGCAACAGCTGACTGCCCGCACCGACGAGACCTCGCACCTCGCCGTGCCCTGTGATGACCACTCCCTGATTGTCGCGGTCCAAGACAGCCCGCACCCGCTCCGTGCCGCCTCGCGCCCCGGCTCGCTCACCGAGCTGCATTGCTCGTCCACCGGCAAGTCCTTCATCGCCTTCCTGCACTACCACCGGCTCGAGGAACTCTTCGGCAAGGGCCGCCTGACCAAGCGCACCGCGCACACCCAGGACACCCTCGCCGAGGTCAAGCGCGAGGCCGCCGTCACCCGCAAGCGCGGCTACAGCCTCGATGACGAGGAATTCAATCTTGGCGTCCGTTGCCTCGCCGCCCCGGTCTACTCTTCCCAAGGTCAGGTCGTCGCCGCCATTGGCATCACCGCGGCCACCGTCCGTTTCACCCCCGAACGCATCCCTGAGATCGGCGCAATTGTGACCGAGCACGCCGCCGAGCTTTCGCGCCTGATGGGCTATCAGCGTTCGGTTTGA
- a CDS encoding DUF4861 domain-containing protein, producing MKLRSLLPLLLPLCVGGSLAAAERLTVTVAHDLAIARPSETITIPWSAVNRALPGALLQKLAVKDAAGRILAYQVTNVAPQAKDPKNEGVAYGELIFQHDFAAGEKSATFTVEKIEGVTPPFPVKAFARLVPERLDDFAWENDKVAHRTYGPALAAPAPAGVVKEVLVTSGLDIWSKRVPYPIVDRWYNKGHDHYHADEGEGMDMYQVGPSRGCGGTGIWDGAALHVGRNFSSARVIANGPIRAIFELTYDTWSANGFYVSEVKRFIVDAGHQLDRIESTFAATGNRKDIAVGIGLHKNPADRGQDAAIEVTRTEADGVLAQWVAQKTNDQLGTAVIVPAGFTGFAEDERNLLALAQAEPGKPLVYYAGAAWSRAGEITSPQAWRDYLTAMAARVRAPVRVTLNPSS from the coding sequence ATGAAACTTCGCTCCCTCCTTCCGTTGCTGTTGCCCCTGTGTGTCGGTGGATCCCTCGCCGCGGCCGAGCGGCTGACAGTCACCGTGGCGCACGACCTCGCCATCGCGCGTCCGTCCGAGACCATCACGATTCCCTGGTCCGCGGTGAACCGCGCCCTGCCCGGCGCCCTCCTGCAAAAGCTGGCGGTCAAGGATGCCGCCGGCCGGATCCTCGCTTACCAGGTCACCAACGTCGCCCCGCAGGCCAAGGACCCGAAGAACGAGGGCGTCGCCTACGGCGAGCTTATCTTCCAGCATGATTTCGCCGCCGGCGAAAAATCCGCCACCTTCACCGTGGAAAAAATCGAGGGCGTGACTCCGCCGTTTCCCGTGAAGGCGTTCGCCCGCCTCGTACCGGAGCGGCTGGATGATTTCGCCTGGGAAAACGACAAGGTCGCCCACCGGACCTACGGGCCCGCGCTCGCCGCCCCGGCCCCGGCGGGAGTGGTGAAGGAGGTGCTTGTCACCAGCGGCCTCGATATCTGGTCCAAGCGCGTGCCTTATCCCATCGTTGATCGCTGGTACAACAAGGGTCACGATCACTACCACGCCGATGAGGGCGAGGGCATGGACATGTACCAGGTCGGTCCCTCGCGCGGTTGCGGGGGCACCGGGATTTGGGATGGCGCGGCGCTGCACGTCGGTCGCAATTTCTCGTCCGCCCGCGTGATCGCCAACGGCCCGATTCGCGCGATTTTCGAGCTCACCTATGACACGTGGTCGGCCAACGGCTTTTATGTTTCCGAGGTGAAGCGTTTCATCGTGGACGCCGGGCACCAGCTTGACCGCATCGAGAGCACCTTCGCCGCCACCGGCAATCGCAAGGATATCGCCGTGGGCATCGGCCTGCACAAGAACCCCGCCGACCGCGGCCAGGACGCGGCGATCGAGGTCACCCGCACCGAGGCCGACGGCGTGCTCGCGCAGTGGGTGGCGCAAAAAACCAACGACCAGCTCGGCACCGCGGTCATCGTGCCCGCGGGCTTCACCGGCTTCGCTGAGGATGAGCGCAACCTCCTCGCCCTCGCGCAGGCCGAACCAGGCAAACCCCTCGTCTATTACGCCGGGGCCGCCTGGTCCCGCGCGGGCGAAATCACCAGCCCGCAGGCCTGGCGCGACTACCTCACCGCGATGGCCGCCCGCGTGCGGGCCCCGGTGCGCGTGACTCTCAACCCCTCCTCCTGA
- the kduD gene encoding 2-dehydro-3-deoxy-D-gluconate 5-dehydrogenase KduD, producing the protein MNNILEQFRLTGKTALVTGAARGLGQGMALALAEAGADIVAVDILPADDTRQQVEALGRRCLTVTGNLGDRDSIPTVIADGKKLNGQLDILVNCAGIIRREAFENFTAKDWDDVMGLNIDAVFFLSQQFIREALARAGTAKIINIASMLSFQGGIRVPSYTASKSAVQGLTRLIASELGGRGINCNAIAPGYMATDNTAPLRADADRSSSILARIPAGRWGTPEDLKGAVVFLASPASDYVNGYTLAVDGGWLAR; encoded by the coding sequence ATGAACAACATTCTCGAACAATTCCGCCTCACCGGCAAAACCGCCCTCGTCACCGGCGCCGCCCGCGGCCTGGGCCAGGGCATGGCCCTCGCGCTGGCCGAGGCCGGCGCTGACATCGTCGCGGTCGACATCCTCCCGGCCGACGACACCCGCCAGCAGGTCGAGGCCCTCGGCCGCCGCTGCCTGACGGTCACCGGCAATCTCGGTGACCGCGATTCCATCCCGACGGTGATTGCCGACGGGAAGAAACTCAACGGCCAGCTCGACATCCTCGTGAACTGCGCCGGCATCATCCGCCGCGAGGCCTTCGAGAACTTCACCGCGAAGGACTGGGACGATGTCATGGGCCTCAACATCGACGCCGTGTTCTTCCTCAGCCAGCAGTTCATCCGCGAGGCCCTCGCCCGCGCGGGCACGGCGAAGATCATCAACATCGCCTCGATGCTCTCTTTCCAGGGCGGCATTCGCGTGCCCTCCTACACCGCCTCGAAGAGCGCGGTGCAGGGCCTGACCCGCCTCATCGCCAGCGAACTCGGCGGCCGGGGCATCAATTGCAACGCCATCGCCCCGGGCTACATGGCGACCGACAACACCGCCCCGCTGCGCGCCGACGCCGACCGCAGCAGCTCCATCCTCGCGCGCATCCCCGCCGGCCGCTGGGGCACGCCCGAGGATCTCAAGGGTGCGGTCGTGTTTTTGGCTTCCCCCGCCTCCGACTACGTCAACGGCTACACCCTTGCCGTCGACGGCGGCTGGCTCGCCCGCTAA
- a CDS encoding VOC family protein yields MRFEHFALNVPDVRAAAAWYGAHLGLVVVRARTEAPYTHFLADDSGRVFLEIYSNPADPLPDYTLQHPLRVHFAFAVTDAQAEQRRLEQAGARLVVAEESADGSRLIMLRDPWGVPVQLCQRAVPF; encoded by the coding sequence ATGCGTTTCGAACATTTTGCCCTGAACGTTCCGGATGTCCGCGCCGCCGCCGCTTGGTATGGGGCGCATCTGGGCCTGGTCGTCGTGCGAGCGCGGACCGAGGCGCCGTACACCCATTTTTTGGCGGACGATTCCGGCCGGGTGTTTTTGGAAATCTACAGCAACCCGGCGGATCCGTTGCCGGACTATACGCTGCAACATCCTTTGCGGGTGCATTTTGCGTTTGCCGTGACGGACGCGCAGGCAGAGCAGAGGCGGTTGGAGCAGGCGGGGGCGCGTCTTGTGGTGGCGGAGGAATCGGCGGATGGCTCCCGGTTGATCATGCTGCGTGATCCCTGGGGAGTGCCGGTGCAACTTTGTCAGCGGGCGGTGCCGTTTTAG
- a CDS encoding bifunctional 4-hydroxy-2-oxoglutarate aldolase/2-dehydro-3-deoxy-phosphogluconate aldolase, producing MNKSDILSRLRAQKVIALIRADNADNLVGCARALQAGGLGAIELTMTTPGALAMCAKVSAELPDVLLGLGTVLDAETARQGIAAGAKFIVTPALRPEVIKVCNAAGVPVLSGALTPTEAYSAHECGADVIKIFPAEFFGPAYIKSLKAPFPKLEFLPTGGVTPETVGDFLKAGAFATAAGSALVAPAALKTGDWAAITKRAQEFVAAANALK from the coding sequence ATGAACAAGTCCGACATCCTCTCCCGCCTCCGCGCCCAGAAGGTCATCGCCCTCATCCGTGCCGACAATGCCGACAACCTCGTCGGCTGCGCCCGCGCCCTCCAGGCCGGCGGCCTCGGCGCCATCGAGCTCACCATGACCACCCCCGGCGCCCTCGCGATGTGCGCGAAGGTCTCGGCGGAACTGCCCGACGTCCTGCTGGGCCTCGGCACGGTCCTCGATGCCGAAACCGCCCGCCAAGGCATCGCTGCCGGCGCCAAGTTCATCGTCACCCCCGCCCTGCGTCCGGAGGTCATCAAGGTCTGCAACGCCGCCGGCGTCCCCGTCCTCTCCGGTGCGCTCACGCCCACCGAGGCCTACAGCGCCCACGAGTGCGGCGCCGACGTCATCAAGATTTTCCCCGCCGAGTTCTTCGGCCCCGCCTACATCAAGTCGCTCAAGGCGCCGTTCCCGAAGTTGGAATTCCTCCCCACCGGCGGTGTCACCCCCGAGACCGTCGGGGACTTCCTCAAGGCCGGCGCCTTTGCCACCGCAGCCGGCTCCGCCCTCGTCGCCCCCGCCGCCCTGAAGACCGGCGACTGGGCCGCCATCACCAAGCGCGCTCAGGAATTCGTCGCCGCCGCCAACGCGTTAAAATGA
- a CDS encoding class I SAM-dependent methyltransferase yields MLIRLAVFLLESSPLMRRLLWRWWYGRLAQRRQGADWTFMNYGFVPPAGAAALALDPSDETDRLCIQLYHRVASATNLAGKTLLEVGSGRGGGASFVARYHRPAQITGADFSAQAVALCQKRHAAVAKLSFVVGDAEHLPFPDASFDAVLNVESSHCYGHIEKFFAEAARVLRPGGWFLYTDFRAATDVPAWHAALAAQSDWEQVALEDITAAVTAALEADDARKRKLIDDFIPPAFHHLFGEFAGLVGGQMHTGFRTRQILYHRFAFRKK; encoded by the coding sequence ATGTTGATCCGCCTCGCGGTGTTTCTCCTCGAGTCCTCCCCGCTCATGCGCCGCCTGCTCTGGCGCTGGTGGTATGGCCGCCTCGCCCAACGCCGCCAGGGCGCCGACTGGACGTTCATGAACTACGGCTTCGTGCCGCCTGCGGGCGCAGCCGCGCTCGCGCTCGACCCGTCGGACGAAACCGACCGGCTCTGCATCCAGCTCTACCATCGCGTCGCCTCAGCGACGAACCTCGCCGGGAAAACCCTCCTCGAGGTCGGCTCCGGCCGCGGCGGTGGCGCCAGCTTCGTCGCGCGCTATCACCGGCCCGCCCAAATCACCGGCGCCGACTTCTCCGCGCAGGCCGTCGCCCTCTGCCAAAAGCGCCACGCCGCCGTGGCCAAACTTTCCTTCGTCGTCGGCGACGCCGAGCACCTGCCCTTCCCCGACGCCTCCTTCGACGCCGTCCTCAACGTCGAGAGCAGCCACTGCTACGGTCACATCGAAAAATTCTTCGCCGAGGCCGCGCGCGTGCTGCGTCCCGGCGGCTGGTTCCTCTACACGGATTTTCGGGCCGCCACCGACGTCCCCGCCTGGCATGCCGCGCTCGCCGCCCAGAGCGACTGGGAGCAAGTGGCGCTCGAGGACATCACCGCCGCCGTCACCGCCGCCCTCGAGGCCGACGATGCCCGCAAACGGAAACTTATCGACGACTTCATCCCACCCGCCTTCCACCACCTCTTCGGTGAGTTCGCCGGCCTCGTCGGCGGCCAGATGCACACCGGCTTCCGCACGCGACAGATCCTGTATCACCGCTTTGCCTTCCGGAAAAAGTGA
- a CDS encoding sugar kinase, with amino-acid sequence MSLPIKPASSCAFDQISLGEVMLRLDPGEGRIRTARSFQVWEGGGEYNTSRGLRKCFGLKTAVVTAFVDNEVGHLVEDFIMQGGVDTQFIKWREDDGIGRTVRNGLNFTERGFGIRGAVGNPDRGNTAASQIKPGDIDWDHIFGKLGVRWFHTGGIYAALSESTAAVTIEAVKAANKHGTIVSYDLNYRPSLWKTIGGLKKAQEVNREIAKYVDVMIGNEEDFTASLGFAVKGAEDLKHIETDAFKAMIETAVKDFPNFKVAATTLRHVHTATSNDWSAILWHAGKFHESKKYPKLEILDRVGGGDSFASGLQFGFLEFNDAQKAVEYGAAHGALASTTPGDTSMATRKEVEKTIGGGGARVVR; translated from the coding sequence ATGTCCCTCCCCATCAAACCCGCCTCCTCCTGCGCCTTCGACCAGATCTCGCTCGGCGAAGTCATGCTTCGCCTCGACCCCGGCGAGGGCCGCATCCGCACCGCGCGCTCCTTCCAAGTTTGGGAGGGCGGCGGCGAATACAACACCTCCCGCGGCCTCCGCAAATGCTTCGGTCTCAAAACCGCCGTCGTCACCGCCTTCGTCGACAACGAGGTCGGCCACCTCGTCGAGGATTTCATCATGCAGGGCGGCGTCGACACCCAGTTCATCAAGTGGCGCGAGGACGACGGCATCGGCCGCACCGTGCGCAACGGCCTCAACTTCACTGAGCGCGGCTTCGGCATCCGCGGCGCCGTCGGCAACCCCGACCGCGGCAACACCGCCGCTTCCCAGATCAAGCCCGGCGACATCGACTGGGACCACATCTTCGGGAAGCTCGGCGTCCGCTGGTTCCACACCGGCGGCATCTACGCCGCCCTCTCGGAGAGCACCGCCGCCGTCACCATCGAGGCCGTCAAGGCCGCCAACAAACACGGCACGATCGTCTCCTACGATTTGAACTACCGCCCCTCGCTTTGGAAGACCATCGGCGGCCTCAAGAAGGCCCAGGAGGTCAACCGCGAGATCGCCAAGTACGTCGATGTCATGATCGGCAACGAGGAGGATTTCACCGCCTCGCTCGGCTTCGCCGTCAAGGGCGCCGAGGATCTCAAGCACATCGAGACCGACGCCTTCAAGGCCATGATCGAGACCGCCGTGAAGGATTTCCCCAACTTCAAGGTCGCCGCCACCACGCTGCGCCACGTCCATACCGCCACGAGCAACGACTGGTCCGCCATCCTCTGGCACGCGGGGAAATTCCACGAGAGCAAGAAATACCCGAAGCTCGAGATCCTCGACCGCGTCGGCGGCGGCGACTCCTTCGCCTCCGGCCTCCAGTTCGGTTTCCTCGAGTTCAACGACGCGCAAAAGGCCGTCGAGTACGGCGCCGCCCACGGCGCGCTCGCCTCGACCACCCCCGGCGACACCTCGATGGCCACCCGCAAGGAGGTCGAGAAGACCATCGGTGGCGGCGGCGCGCGGGTTGTGCGCTGA